From the genome of Pirellulales bacterium:
CACTTTCGCCGGATTGAACCGCAGCGATTTCAGAGGCCGTTACTGATCCTGGATTTGGCGGTGCCGCGCGATTTTGAGCCCGCAATCGGCAATCGCTTGGGAGTTTACCTCAATTCTTTGGACGATTTGAAAGAAGTCTGTCGGCAAAATCGGGCCGCCCGCGATCAAGAATTGCCGCTGGCGCTTAGCATTGTCGAGGAAGAAACCCACGGATTCATGCAAGAGCTGTATCATCGTGCCACAGGCCCGATCATTCGGCAACTCCGCCAGGGCTGGCACCAGGTGCGCGACGATGAACTGCGCCGCTTATTTAATAAACTGCCGGAGCTGGACGAGCATTCGCGCCAGGAAATAAGCCAAACCTTCGAGCGCTACGTGAATAAGCTGTTGCATCCCCCCCTGGAATCACTGCGCGACGAATCGCGCACGG
Proteins encoded in this window:
- a CDS encoding NAD(P)-dependent oxidoreductase; amino-acid sequence: EDKQVLVIGAGETAEEVLVYLREEGVRHITVINRHEAAAAQLAAKYHGHTAPWNELSAKLTAADLVVSATGAMQPIITLEHFRRIEPQRFQRPLLILDLAVPRDFEPAIGNRLGVYLNSLDDLKEVCRQNRAARDQELPLALSIVEEETHGFMQELYHRATGPIIRQLRQGWHQVRDDELRRLFNKLPELDEHSRQEISQTFERYVNKLLHPPLESLRDESRTGSPHGLLDALKRLFRLEE